The Spinacia oleracea cultivar Varoflay chromosome 2, BTI_SOV_V1, whole genome shotgun sequence DNA segment aaattattttgatgTTCTGTGATGTTCAATTATTCAAAAATCATGTTCTATTTTATTAGTTTATTAGTTTGCATCTGATTGAGGAATTCACTTGGAGATTCGAAATACCTGTAATTGATgttgttccgggtgtggaatgagaacagctgactgtgggatactGGATTCCTGTCGAGATTGCCGGTTGATATCTAcacaacagaatggattaactagcctcgggggtggttcgaggatcccccctccgatgcttaagtaagattactgagagattaagagatgattaagagatgattagagagtaagaaagaagtgtgtttaagtgtttatgtacctcatagcaataaatgaggtgctccttatatagaccaatccaagggtacgatctggtaggtcccttgtggttagatagcgacctgttgatagtgaCCCTTGGTTGGTTGTCTTCATGATAATGCCGGTAGGGGGTCTGGCAAATAATGCCGGTTGAGGATATTTACCTAAGATGACCAGATTACCTGCAGGTTACGTTTACATACGGGGAGTTCCGCCGGTACTAGGtggtgccggtaggacaccccgtacaactagccccctcagagtaagCGCATATATGACAATTGTTGCGCTTGCTCTGAGTTTAATGGGAAAAAATAAGTATTATTTTGATACCTGgtggtacaactagccccctcagagtgaagCGCGGGCGCTGACTGTGTTGCGAGTGTTTCTGAGAAAAGACCGCGAACAGTTTGTCGACTGCCTTCGCTCTGAATGAGGAACTTTGTTGCTAGGTCctttggaaaaaagattttgacgactagcccccttgaaaaaagattttgacgactagcccccttgtaaaaggtttggacgactagcccccttgaaaaaagattttgacgactagcccccttgtaaaaggattttgacgactagcccccttgtaaaaggtttggacgactagcccccttgaaaaaagatttggacgactagcccccttgaaaaaagtttggacgactagcccccttgaaaaaagatttggacgactagcccccttgaaaaaggattttgacgactagcccccttgtaaaaggtttggacgactagcccccttgaaaaaagatttggacgactagccacCTTGAAGATGCTGTGGGTGACTAGGCATTATTTGAATTTTTATCTTGCAAGTGGCGGGAGATTGTTACCCACGTTCTCCCACGTGGCCTTCATCCCGAGTGTTATTTGGTGCGCTTAATCTGGGTCGTTGATTTTGAGTGTCACTGACCTTTTAACTGCTTGACTTACGGGTCGTGACGTTTTGCATACCCCCCTTTGACCCATAAAAGGCCTTAACCTCTTCgatattttttatttcacccacttttttcttgaacttccgacctttctctctctcttcccctGGGGTTTTTCGCTGAACTTTGTTGCTGTTTGATTCTCAAGCTTTTGCTGTTgttgtggtttgaattttccaaGGTTTATTAGCCTCCATTTTCGTTGTTACCGAATTTCGGGtttttcttcctctcttttatTTTTGTGCTTGATTTTCTTTCGTTTCTGTGTTTTTTGTAGGTTCTCCCTGTTTTTCTCTTTCGCGTGCTTCATTTGTATTTCAAACTCCAGAAAAACAGTAGGTACCCCCTCCTCTATTTTTCTACTCTTTGCtatacatatatttttgtttttgcattTCTGTGGTGtcaaattttttaattatccGCCGCCTTAAAAACAAAATGACCAAAAATTTGGGTGGGGACAACCCTTCTTCTCAGCCTTCTGGGTTTACCGGTTGGAGTGTTCCTCAAGAGAGTAATTGTAGTTGGGCCCGGGAGGAGCCGTACTCTCAATCTAATTTAAGACGGACTGCCATTCGTGAGGTTTATGACGAGGGTTTGAATCAGGCTGAGAGAGAGCGTTGTTATGCCCTACATCATCTGCGGGCTCGAATGATACGGGAAATGAGGTCTCATGAGCATCCTATTCCGGCTTCTGAGCCTGCTTTAGATGTTTCTCCCCTTTCGGTGCGGTATTATATTCGTGATTACCGGGAATTCTTGGATTCCGCCGGCAGTGGCCACGGGCAGTATGGAACTAATACTGGCAACTTCGGTGTTTCTTTTGGTCAGGCTGATAGGATGGCTTCCGAACAACCGGCTAGCACTAGTGGCCGCCGCCCTGGTAAAGAGCCTGTTAATGATGATATTGATATGGCTACCGGCGAATACTCCGATGGTGATTCCATCTTCGAGGATTCCGCCGGCAAGGATGTTGATGATCATAGGGGTGATGATGGTGAAGATGCTGGCGTTTCTGGTAGGAATGACGCAGACATTGGAGACGATGGTATTGGTTCAGATGATGACGATCCGGCCGACGTGATAGTCGCTGAAGTTCTTGCGGATGAGGCTAAAGAGCAGCCTTATTTTACCGACGACTCCACGGATGTTCATAGGAAAGAAGAACTCCCTCCCTTAAAAAGTCTTCCTCGTACAACCGCGATTTTGACGTCTTGGCGCGATCTGATCATAAAGAAGAATCATGTGGTTCATGGAGGGACTTTTCTTGGATTGCCGGCTGAGTATAAGCTGGTAGTGCCGGATGAAGGTGCAACTATATTTGACTGTCCTCCCGGCCATATTGCTGTGTATGCGAAGCATTTCGATTTTGGGCTTCGCTTTCCTCTGCACCCTTTTGTTGAGAAAATATTCCGGGCTTGGAATGTCTGCTTGGCCCAAGTTACGCCTACTACCATCAGAAATGTTATCTCATATGCCTGGTTGTGTTTGTTTAAACAATGGCCGCTGACGTTGAATCTATTCAAGCGGCTGTTATGGTTGAAGAAGGATGGAGAGACGGGGTGGATGTCGGCGTATAGCGCAACGAAGAGAAAGACTGTGCATCCTCCTTTGTCGAGCTGTAAAGATTGGCAGGATCGCTTTTACTTCGTTCAAGTTCCTGACGGCTTTTTACTCCGACGGACTTTTACTAAACCCCGGCCTCGAATGGAGCAGTATAACCAGCGTGGTTTGGGCCGGCGGGAGAGAAAGGCTTTTGATTATTTGGCGTGTGACATTTTAGATGTCGGCCTCAGCAAAAAGCAGGCTGTTAATCGGAATTGGCTCCCTAATGCCTATTATATTTTGGGTAATCAGCCCTTGTCCGCTGTCGGCCTTTGCAACACCCACTGCTTTGGTAAACATATTTTTAGCTGAATGGGATGTACTTATTATTGCTATTTATAGCTTTGTGTATGGCATAAGTTTTTTGCCGGTTTTAATTGAGTCGTTGTCTTTGCAGGTACTAAAACATTAGATAGAGAAATTCTCGGATTTGACGAGAATTGGAGAActgtgtgcgcgcagcctccGCCACCTAAGGGAAAGTACGACACCATATCAACGTACTCCACACGGGCCTCCTCCCGTCGCTCAACTGCTACTATTGCAAAGAATCGTGTTGCCGGCGGTTCTAAAACCAAATCTTCGTCTGTCTCTATTCCAAAAACTGTGCAACCGCCCACTATGCAATCTAATCCAACCGGCCGTGGTGGGAAGACTCGAAAGAGGTTGTCACTTACTAGTGGGCGTTCTGACCCCACTAAGAAGTCCAAGGCCGCTGGCGGCGATGATGTTTCAGCTGCTGTTGACCAATACGAAATCCCTGCTGACGATGTTTTCAAAAAGACGGCTGATTCTGCTGTTGTGGTTCACCCGTCTCCGCAGCCGTCCATTGAGATTTTGGACGTGGAAGGTGGTGGCGGCGAGAATGAGGCTCCGTTTCAGCACTGTGCCACGTCGGCCGCAGTGACAGGGGGTAATTCTAGTATGCCTCCTGTTAGTCGTAGTGAGAATCGATCTGGTGATTCTCGACTGAATTATCATCTGCCGCTTCGTACCGGCGGTTGGATTGAGGATACCCCCTTTAAGATCCCGGAAGCAATGAAATCATGGTTCGGGTCTTCTGGCGGCGAACCCACCGATCAGTTCTACCCAAACATTGATCTGTTGTGTGGGGAGTCGGTGGCGACCGATTCTGCTAAGGACGGTGGGGATTTGGGCTACCGTGCTTTTCGGGATCTGATAACTCATGCTGACAGGCCACAGGGTCAGATTGACGCCCCTGCTGCTCAGCATTTCAACGATTTGTACAAGGTATTTCTTGCTTAGTTTGCTACAACTTTCTATCCGGCTATTTTTGATTACTCACTtgcttttttgttttgtttcttaGGCTGTTCAATCCAGCATGGATTTGTATTATGTCTATCGTTGGAACCAGATGCAGCTGACGCAGAATAGCATTGATATTGCCGAGCTGAAGAAGCGGGCTGAGGCGGCTGAATCTGCTTTGAAGATTAACGAGAAGAAGTTGGAGAGTGCTTCTTCGGATTTGGAGGCGGCGAACCAAAGGCTGGAAGAGGTTGAGCCGAAGCTGAAGGCTGAAACTGAGAGGGCAGACGGTCTGACTCAGGAGCTGACTGATCTTAACCAGAGTTTGCCTGTGGTGAAGAAGACTGCCGCCAAGAGGGCTGTTGATAAGCTTCTCCAGTCTGACTGGTTTAATGATATTCTTACTCTACGCCATAACGGTGGTTGGTGCGTTGCTCATCGGGTCGTTTTCCATGTGAAGAAGCTGGATGAGGATGGGTGGCAAGAATTTGAGGATGGGTATGAGGAGAAACAGCTGTACAAGGTTGCTACCGGCTTTGAGCCTCAGGAGCTACCCGAGGCTGTGATTTGCAATGCCAATCAAAGAACCTTGCCCCCCTTGCAAGTTCCAGAAGATGCCTACTGGTCTGGTGATGAGCATGCCGTTTGACGGTCTTGGCAGTCATCACCCTCCTCTTCTTGCGGATCCTCTACTTTTCCCAGCCGGCCTCATTCATGTTAGGGTTTTTTAGTTTAGGCGGTTGGCTTTTGACTTTTTGCCAGATGCTGTTAGGGCACTTATTGTTGATGTAACATATCTTAGAACATCGTTTTATTGTAGGGGTGTCGGTTTTTAACCGACATCTTTTGTGCCTTGTGATCAGCTAATCACTTCGCAAGATTTTTTGGTGATGGCTGTCGATTTTTAGTGTTTTTCTGCTGTAATCATGCATTTATAACAAGTAGTTTTTGATTGTATGTTTACTTCATTTTGCGTATGATACTTCCATTTTATTAGCATGAACTCTTGTTTGTTGTCGGCCTTTCTATATTGTTAACTTGTTGAACGATACACTTCGAAATGATTGTTATACTTCGAAATGGAGTGCATCTTAACAGCGTTTATTTTCTCTAACACTTTTAATTACAAcaacttattatggactgctacgcttcacagtaaagtgcccatacggcatttattttctttacggcTACTAATCACATCCACATAATTCgctgaatgctacgcttcacaatggagtgccctttaccggcatttattttctccaaagttacTAATCGCATCAAcctattatggactgctacgcttcacagtaaagtgtccaaacggcatttattttctttactgttactgatcacatccatacacttcgttgaatgctacgcttcacaatggagtgccccttaacggcatttattttctccaaagctactaatcacaacaattttattatggactgctacgcttcacagtaaagtgcccaaacggcatttattttctttactgttactgatcacatccatacacttcgttgaatgctacgcttcacaatggagtgccccttaacggcatttattttctccaaagctactaatcacaacaactttattatggactgctacgcttcacagtaaagtgcccaaacggcatttattttctttactgttactgatcacatccatacattacCTTTGCGTGTTGATTTGTGCCGcgtttgttttttgcttttttcttcCTTCATTTATAGACTGGCCGTATTTGAGGACCGCCCTAATTATACATAACAGCAAAATGCAGACTGCTATTGCAATCAGTCTGCTCATACATAATCATTACAGTTTTTCAAACATAGTACTTTCTCAGAGTACTGGCGTTCCAGGAGTTTTTGAGCGCGGTACCATCCATTTGCATTAACCGGTATGATCCAGGAACTATTTCCTCCCATAtctggtatggtccttcccaattggCTGTCAGCTTTCCTTGAGCATTTCCTTTTCCTGTTGCCGCCGTTCTCCGTAGTACCAGGTCTCCTACTCCTAGAGGCCGGTGCttcactttcttgttgtatgctCTACTCATTCTGCTTTTATATGCTGCCGAGCTTACTTCTGCTTTCATGCGGATTTCTGGCATGAAATCCAACTGATGTCGCAGCAGCTGATCGTTTCTCTCCTCATCGTAATGTTGGATTCGCATGGTTGGCAGAGCCATTTCTGCCGGTATGACAGCCTCAGACCCGAAGCTCAATTTAAATGGACTCTCGCCGGTAGCCTCCTTGATAGCAGTTCTGTTGCACCACAGAATTTCTGGCATAAGATCTGCCCATTTGCCTTTACAGTCTTCTAGCTTCTTTTTCAGTGCAGCCAGGATTTGCTTATTCGCCGCCTCTGCTTGCCCATTGCTCTGTGGGTGACATACTGACGAGTGAGCTAACTTTACTCTGTATAATCCCAGGAAGCATTGTATGGGTGCACAATCAAACTGTGATCCATGATCAAAAACTATTGCCTGCGGCAGCCCGAatcttgttattatatttttccatatGAACATTTTCACCTGGTTTGCCGTTATTTTTGCTACCGgctctgcttctatccacttggtgAATTAGTCCACTGCTACTATTAAGAACTTGCGCCCTCCGGTCGCCATTGGGAATGGTCCAAcaatatccattccccattGTGCGAATGGGATTGGGTTCAGAATGGGCATCAAATCATTGGCCGGCAAGTTTATCACAGCTGAAAACTTTTGACATTTCTCGCACTTTTTTACATAAGCCCGACAATATTCTAACATTGTTGGCCAGTAATAGCCTTGCCTTTGACAGATGATGGCAAGGGGTTTTCCACCGGCATGGTTCCCACATGTTCCTTCGTGCATCTCTTCGATCAGCCTTGCTGACTCGAATGCTGTCAGGCACCTTAAGAATGGCAGGCTAAATAACTTTTTGTACAACCGTCCCCACAGGATGATGTACCAAACCGAGTCCCTTCTTGTCTTTTTGGCTTCTGCCAAATCTGCTGGTAGGGCTCCAGTCTGTATGTATGTTTGGATATTATCGTACCATTCTGAGGTAGTTGTGATGGCCATGACCCGTATTACCTCCGACTCCGTACTTCGCTTATTCATGACTTCCATCATGACTGTTCTTTTCAAGTCGGCgacatttgaacttgctaaCTTTGATAGTGCGTCTGCTAGTGTGTTTTCTGCTCGGGGTACCAGATTAATGCTGAATTTCTCTAGCTGAGCCGACACCGACCTCAACTTCTCCAGGTATTTGACCATTGAAGGTTCTTTGGCCTCATATTCTCCGCTGAATTGACTGGCTACCAGCTGGGAGTCTGTTGTCAGTATTACTCTTTTGGCATCTGCTGCGAGGCACATTTGGATGCCGGCAATTGCTGCCTCGTATTCTGCCTCGTTATTTGACGCGTTGAACGTAAACTTTATAGCATACTCAAAAATGTCTCCTGTTGGCGATTTCATGATTATTCCAGCTCCACTGCCTGTCTGTGCAGCTGAACCATCCACTGACACATCCCATACTTCAGCTTGTACTTCATCTTCTTGGTATGACGCTTCAACTATGAAGTCCGCCAATGCCTGGGCTTTGATTGCAGTTCTTGGCCGGAATTCCAAGTCAAACTCGGACAACTCTATTGCCCATTTTAGCAACCGGCCTGATGTATCTAGCTTGCTGATGGCCTTTTCGAGAGGAAAGTTTGTTAGCACTTCGATTGTATGCGCATCAAAGTATGGTCTTAACTTTCTAGCCGCGATGAGGACTGCATATGCCATTTTTTCCACCAACGTGTACCTTTTTTCTGGGCCGTTTAGCACATGGCTCACAAAATATACCGGCTGCTGCCCTTTGTTTGTGTTTCGGCTACCAGTACTGCTGCAACTGTTTTTGGCGACGCCGATATGTACAATTGTAATTTGCCGCCCTCTTTTGCCCTTGCTATTGTTGGCAGGTTCTTTAAGTGACTTTTTAGAGCTTCAAAAGCCTCTTTCTCTGCCGGCCCCCATTTGAACTTCTTGTTTTGCCTCAAGGTTGTGAAGAAGGGCATTTGCTTATCTGCCGACTTGCTCACGAATCTGTTTAAGGCGGCCATTTTTCCTGTCAGCCGCTGTATGTCTTTTACGCTTTTGGGTTGCGGCAGATTGATGATTGCTTCTACTTTTTCGGGGTTAGCGTCTATGCCACGCTCGCTGACCAAGAAACCCAGGAATTTTCCCGACCTTACTCCGAAGACGCACTTTTTTGGGTTCAATTTCATCCTGTATTTTCTCAAAGTTTCGAAAGTTTCTCGGAGGTCGCTAACATGATCCTCCTCCTTCCGGATTTTTACGATAGAGTCATCTACATAGACCTCCACGTTCTGCCTTTTTGGTCGGAAAACACCTTGTCGACCAGCCTTTGATACGTTGCCCCTGCATTCTTCAACCCGAATGGCATCGCCTTATAACAGAAAACTCCTGCATCCGTGATAAAGGCCGCCTTCTTCCTGTCTGATTTATGCAGGCTGACCTGATGATACCCTGAGAAAGCATCTAGGAAACTAAGCATTGCATGGCCGCTAGTGGAGTCTACCAGCCTATCAATCCGTGGTAGTGGGTAGAAATCTTTCGGACATGCTCTGTTAAGGTTagtgaaatctacgcacattctccaTGACCCACTTGACTTTTTTACCATTACTACGTTTGCCAACCATTCAGGGTAGTCACATGGCTCAATGAAACCTGCCGCCAGCAGTTTATCCACCTCTTCTTGTATTGCTGTCATTTTTTCCGTGGAGAAATTACGTTTTTTCTGCCGTACAGGCCTAACATTTCTGTCGGCGTTTAATCGGTGAACCATTATCTCTGGATCGATACCAGGCATCTCATCCGCCGAGAATGCGAAGATGTCCGCGTGCTCTCTCAGCAAGCTTATGAGGTTAACCTTCATGTCACTCCCCATTTCTGTACCGATCACGACTGTTCTATCCATGTTTCCAACCTCCAGCTCGATATTTTCTGTCAGACCATCTGGCATTGGTCTTGGTGCTGATACCGGCCTCTCATCAAAGTGTTCCATGTTCAGGTCGGTTCGACCCCTTTTTGTGCAGCTCTTCCTTTTTGACAGTTGTTCCTGTCTTGCCGGCTTAGTAGTCAAGTGTACCTCTTGCCTTGCCGGCTCAGTAGTCAAGTTCACTTCTGGGACCATTCTTCCCGGTGTTCTCAAAGCAGTCAAGTAACAGGACTTTGCCGCCAACTGACTTCCCCTTATCTTTGCCGGCCTTTCCAGGTTCGACATATATATCATTGTCAAGTGATAGGTGGAGACTACCGCCTGCACGTCATGTATGAATGGGCGACCGATGATCACATTGTAGGCCGCTGGTACTTTAATGATTAGGAAATCCACCATGAGATCTCGCATTTCAGATCCTTCTCCGATTTTCACCGGCAGCCTTATACTACCCTCTGGGTACACTGTAGATCCTGAGAAACCGATTACTGGGTAGTTCACCCTTTGAAGCTCGTCCTCTGGTATGTGCAATTGTTTGAAGGCTTCCCAGAAGATGATGTTTGCTGAGCTGCCGCCGTCTACCAGTACTCTGTTCACATCGGCATTTGCTATATCAATTGTAAGAACTAGTGGGTCATCATGCGGGAAAATGATGCCTCTGCAATCCGATTCCGAGAACGTCATCACTGGTATGCTGGGTGGGTTAGGCCACACTCTTGTGTTGTGAAAGTTTACCATGTGCCTGTGTTCCTCCAAGCTTCTACTGGCGCCGCTTATTGTCCCTCCGTGGACTGGGCCGCCAGAAATTACATACACGGGTGGTTTTTTCACGCCATCCCTCTGTTCTGCTCTGGCACTGGTTTCCGGCTGTTTTTGCTCGATTCTAGGCGGCTGATATGGCTGCTCGATTCTAGggtattgttgttgattttgctgTTGTGGCCGGTATGAATTGGTAGGGTTTCCCCCCACCGAGTTGTTGTTACCATTTCCTTGCCTCGCCCTATACTGTGAGAAATACCCCTTTCTGACCatatcctcaatgttgtctttgagGTCTCTGCAGTCCTCTGTTAGGTGGCCGTGCTCATTATGGAAGTCACAGAATTTCTTGACATTCCTTTCCCTGCTCTGCATTGGTGGCGGCCTTCTCCAGCCGTCCATCTTGttgtttatgttataaattgcCGTCCGCGGTGTGTTCAGCGGAGTGTAGTTATCAAAGAGTCCTCTGGACTCCCTTCTGTCTTGCCGGCTTCTCTGTCCTTGTGGATTGGCATTtctgttattctggtttctctgGCCTGCCCCTTGCTGATTATTGCTCTGATGAAAATTGTTTCCTCCTTTTCCCGTCTGTGGGTTATAGCCTGGATTGTACCCGACATTTCCGCCGGTTGCCACTACCACATTGGAGATCTTCATCATTTCATCCGCCCTGATGTACTCGTTGGCCTTGTGCAGGACGTCACCCAGATTGGTGTATGACTTCCGGCTGAGATATTTCTTGAATTCGCACTCTTGCATTCCCCTCATCAGAGCCAGAACAGCAACCTCCTGCTGCAAATTGGGAATAGTGATTGACTCGTTGTTAAAGCGGGTGAGATAATCCCTTAACGGCTCTCTATCTCTTTGAGCGAACGACATCAACTCTCCCGATgatttctttctcttctgtttGCTCACAAATCGTGACAAAAACGACGCCTACAGCTGTCGGAAACTGTATATGGAGTGTGCCTCTATGCCCTTATACCAGCTCGCTGCAACTCCTAGGAGTGTAGATGGGAATACTTTGCACCACATGGCATCAGAATCAGTGTACAGCATCATGTGCTGTTCGAATGTGGTGCAGTGATCCTCCGGATCCGTCGTCCCATCGTATCTCCCTGTCGGGATTTTTATCCTTTCCATCCTTTCTTCTAGGATTTCTCGGCACAGAGGAGAATCCTTTGGCTGGATTGTCTGCCATCTAGCTATCTGTAGAACCGGCGCTCTTCGTTCATATTCCGCGATGGGGACTTGCTCTGTTTCAGGCCATTCTGTTTCCGCCGGATCCGAGCGCTTTCTTTTTTCTGGGGTGTTTTCTTGATTCAGGGCGGTTAGGAGATCCCTAACAGGTAACTAGGGAACTGCCGACCTGGTCTTTCTTAGACTGCCGACTGACCCTGGCTGCTGCGAGGCTGGTAGCTCTGACAAAGCGGCCATCACCGCTGACAGTGTTTTCAATTGCTCTCCCGTGAATACTTCCGACAGGGGAGACAGGCGCTGCTGCAGCGTCTGCTCCAGCGGAGTTTTCGGTTGCTCTCTGGCAGGGCTTTCTATTTCTAACTCATCATCGTCCTCCACTGTAAATTCCCTTTGTGCCGGTATCGAGGTGTTTTTTGTTGCTGGGCTTATAACTGATTGTGCTTGTGACGGATGGGCGGGGTTTAGAAGTGAGGGTTGGAACTTGGAGGTTGTCGCCGGTTGCGGGGTTGTTGCTTTTTCTtgacttttctttgattttttaccGTCTTTCTGTGAGAAATCCATGCTGACTGTTCTACCGTTTCAAGGGATaaggtcccctccttctagcgccaattgttccgggtgtggaatgagaacagctgactgtgggatactggattcctgtcgagattgccggttgatatctgcacaacagaatggattaactagcctcgggggtggttcgaggatcccccctccgatgcttaagtaagattactgagagattaagagatgattaTAAGAGATGATTagagagtaagaaagaagtgtgtttaagtgtttgtgtacctcatagcaataaatgaggtgctccttatatagaccaatccaagggtacgatctggtaggtcccttgtggttagatagcgacctgttgatagtgaCCCTTGGTTGGTTGTCTTCATGATAATGCCGGTAGGGGGTCTGGCAAATAATGCCGGTTGAGGATATTTACCTAAAATGACCAGATTGCCTGCAGGTTAAGTTTACATACggggagttctgccggtactaggtggtgccggtaggacaccccgtacaGATGTCTAATTTTTTTATGATTAATGCTACGAAATTATAATTTGTTATGATTCGAAATAAATGTCCTGTTTTTAGAACTTTAGCTTTAGAACATAGTTGTTTAGCTTTTAGAACATAATTTTAATACATGTGAAGTGGTTTCATTCTCTATCTGAAGGAAAGAGCTAATAGAGGAACTTAGGTCGAGGGTAAAAAAGTGCTTGAATGGAAAAATTTAGTGGTTCCATTAACGAATGTCTACTTTTTAGAACATGAATGTCTACTTTTTAGAACATGGAAGATACATTTTAGAACATGGTCAATCATCACTACCGAAAAGTTAATAAGAAAATATACATGAATTGCATGACAAATTCAAACTACATGTTTATGTTTTAAGTCTTTGTAATTAATTTTTGGATTAGTTATTGattaaaactatataaaaagtgacattataaatttagaacatagatATTATGATTTAGAACGTATGTCATGAGTTTTAGAACATAAGCCATAAGGTATAGAACTTACACCATACGTTTTAGAACATATAGGCATAAGTTTTAGAAcacattttaaattttattaaatatgcgAGTTTATTGAACTTACTGTCTTGTAACTTGTAAAATATATGTGAGGCAAAAAGCTTGAAGATATTATTATTCGTAAGGGTATTTATACAGAAGACATCCTTGACTTATAAGAACTCAAAAACTTACGCATATCAATTAGCCAGGAAGTAAATATCAAATCCCTAAACCTACTAAACTTCCTGACCTGATTACTTTGTCAACTAAGGAAAGGAAATACTTTAGCTTTCCTAATTATTATCTCAACACCCtccctcaagttggagcatgGGGTTCAAAAATGCCCAACTTGGAAAGAAGAAAATCAAATTGTGTCTTCCCAAGTGCCTTTGTAAAAATATCCGTCAACTGTGTTGATGTTGGAACATATGACGGAGCAATCAGACCATCTGTTATTGCATCTCGGACAAAATGACAATCAACTTCAATATGTTTTGTGCGTTCATGAAAGACCGGATATTTGGCCAAATGAATAGCGGATTGACTGTCACAATACAACTG contains these protein-coding regions:
- the LOC110777736 gene encoding uncharacterized protein; this encodes MSFAQRDREPLRDYLTRFNNESITIPNLQQEVAVLALMRGMQECEFKKYLSRKSYTNLGDVLHKANEYIRADEMMKISNVVVATGGNVGYNPGYNPQTGKGGNNFHQSNNQQGAGQRNQNNRNANPQGQRSRQDRRESRGLFDNYTPLNTPRTAIYNINNKMDGWRRPPPMQSRERNVKKFCDFHNEHGHLTEDCRDLKDNIEDMVRKGYFSQYRARQGNGNNNSVGGNPTNSYRPQQQNQQQYPRIEQPYQPPRIEQKQPETSARAEQRDGVKKPPVYVISGGPVHGGTISGASRSLEEHRHMVNFHNTRVWPNPPSIPVMTFSESDCRGIIFPHDDPLVLTIDIANADVNRVLVDGGSSANIIFWEAFKQLHIPEDELQRVNYPVIGFSGSTVYPEGSIRLPVKIGEGSEMRDLMVDFLIIKVPAAYNVIIGRPFIHDVQAVVSTYHLTMIYMSNLERPAKIRGSQLAAKSCYLTALRTPGRMVPEVNLTTEPARQEVHLTTKPARQEQLSKRKSCTKRGRTDLNMEHFDERPVSAPRPMPDGLTENIELEVGNMDRTVVIGTEMGSDMKVNLISLLREHADIFAFSADEMPGIDPEIMVHRLNADRNVRPVRQKKRNFSTEKMTAIQEEVDKLLAAGFIEPCDYPEWLANVVMVKKSSGSWRMCVDFTNLNRACPKDFYPLPRIDRLVDSTSGHAMLSFLDAFSGYHQVSLHKSDRKKAAFITDAGVFCYKAMPFGLKNAGATYQRLVDKVFSDQKGRTWRSM
- the LOC110777735 gene encoding uncharacterized protein; its protein translation is MAYAVLIAARKLRPYFDAHTIEVLTNFPLEKAISKLDTSGRLLKWAIELSEFDLEFRPRTAIKAQALADFIVEASYQEDEVQAEVWDVSVDGSAAQTGSGAGIIMKSPTGDIFEYAIKFTFNASNNEAEYEAAIAGIQMCLAADAKRVILTTDSQLVASQFSGEYEAKEPSMVKYLEKLRSVSAQLEKFSINLVPRAENTLADALSKLASSNVADLKRTVMMEVMNKRSTESEVIRVMAITTTSEWYDNIQTYIQTGALPADLAEAKKTRRDSVWYIILWGRLYKKLFSLPFLRCLTAFESARLIEEMHEGTCGNHAGGKPLAIICQRQGYYWPTMLEYCRAYVKKCEKCQKFSAVINLPANDLMPILNPIPFAQWGMDIVGPFPMATGGRKFLIVAVD